The window GGGGGTGGCCGAGCGCCTGGGCATCGGCCCGCAGGCCTGCCTGGCCCGCAACCCGAAGCTGGTCTACGGCCGGATGACCGGCTGGGGCCAGGACGGCCCGCTGGCCCCGACCGCCGGCCACGACATCGGCTACATCGCCGTCACCGGCGCCCTGCACGCCATCGGCCGCGCCGACGGCCCCCCGCAGGTCCCGCTGAACCTGGTCGGCGACTTCGGCGGCGGCTCGATGTACCTCGTGGTGGGCATCCTGGCGGCGGTGTGGGAGGCGGCCCGCTCCGGGCGCGGACAGGTCGTGGACGCCGCGATCGTCGACGGCACCGCGCACTTGGCGGCGATCCTGCACGGCTTCGTCAGCCTGGGCCTGTGGCGCGACAAGCGCGGCACCAACCTGCTGGACACCGGCGCGCCGTACTACGACGTCTACGAGACCTCCGACGGGGAGTACATGGCGGTCGGCGCGATCGAACCCCAGTTCTTCGCCGAGCTGGTGAGCCTGCTCGGCATCGCCGGCCGCGCACCGGAGCAGAACGACCGCGAACGCTGGCCGGAACTGCGGACCCTGATCGCCCAGACCTTCCGCACCCGAACCCGCGAGGAGTGGACGGACGTGTTCGCCGGCAGCGACGCCTGCGTGGCCCCGGTCCTGGCCGCGAAGGAGGCGGCGAAGCACCCGCACCTGGCCGCCCGCGGCACGCTGGTGGAGCGCGACGGGCTCACACAGCCGGCCCCGGCGCCCCGCTTCTCGCGGACCTCGGCCGAGCTGGGCCTGCCGCCGTGCGGCCCCGGGGCGCACACGCGGGAGGCGCTGGCGGCGTGGGGGTTCGAGGACGTGGAGGCCTTGGTGGAGGCCGGAGCGGTAGTGCAGGGCTGAGGGTTCAGCCGAGGGTGACCTTGACGACCTGGGTCGAGGGGAAGGCGACCGTGCCGTGCTCGTTCTTGGCGAACACCCAGCCCTCGGCGAAGGCCACGGAGTTGGTCGGGTAGTCGCCCTCATCCACGAGCACGATGCGGATCGCCGGACGCCATTCGAGATCCTTCATGCCGCCAGCCTGGGCACAGACCGCCGGGGGTGCGACGTGGCAGGTCCAGGCAGGGGATGCCGGCGACCTGCGCCTGCCCTGCTGGCCGGTCGGCCTCGCGCACCAGGCCATAGGCCGACCCGACCCGCGAGCCTTCGCGCGCGGCAACCCCGGCGATCCCTGCCGCCGGCCAGCCCCCACTGCCCTACTGCCCCTACTGCAACTGCGCCAGCGCCTCCTCGGCGTCGACCTTCCCGCCGTAGTCCCACACCGCCGCGCACATCGCCCGCAGCCCGTCGATCCGGTCGCCGTGGCCGTGCAGCACCACCTGCTCGGACACCACCGCGGCGCTCCAGCGCGCCGAGACGAAGTTCACGCCCTCGCGGGTCGGCGCGACGTGCGAGTTCAGCAGGCCGCGCAGGTCCTCGGCCAGGTAGCTCGGGCGGCGCTCCGGCGGGGCCGCGAGCAGGTCGCGGGCCGTGGTCACGCCGGTGAAGACCAGCAGGCTGTCGGTGTTGCCGCGGACCGCGCCCTCGATGTCGGTGTCCAGGCGGTCGCCCACGATCAGCGGCCGGGTGGCGCCCGAGCGCAGGATCGACTCGCGGTGCAGCGGCAGCTCCGGCTTGCCCGCGACCTGCGGGATCACGCCGGAGGCGGCGCCGACCGCGGCGACCAGCGTGCCGTTGCCGGGGGCGATGCCGCGGGAGGTGGGGACCGTGGTGTCGGTGTTGGTGGCGATCCAGGGCACGCCGCGGCGCACCGCGTAGGTGGCCTCGGCCAGGTCCTTCCAGCCCAGGTCCGGGGAGTAGCCCTGGACCACGATGTCGGGCATGTCGTCGGCGGAGGCCACCGGCTTCAGGCCCAGCTCGCGCACCGCCGCCATCAGCCCGTCGCCGCCGATCACCAGGACCCGGCCGCCCTCGCCGACGCAGGCCGTCGCCATCCGGGCCGCGGCCTGCGCCGAGGTCACCACCTCGCTGGCGGTGGCCGGGACGCCGAGCTCGTTGAGGTGCTCGGCGACGGCCTCCGGCGTGCGGGAGGCGTTGTTGGTCACGTAGGCGCGGCGCATGCCGCGGTCGTGCGCGGCCCGCAGCGCCTCGGCGGCGTGCGGCACCGCGTCCGCGCCGCGGTACACCACGCCGTCCAGGTCCAGCAGGGCCGTGTCGTACGCCTCGGCGAGCGGCTTCTGCGACGTCAGGAAGGGCACGAGCCCGGCGCTGCCGGCGCCCTCGGTGGTCTCAGCGGTCACACCACTATCTGATCACATCCCGGTGCTCAGGTGTCGGCCAGCCCCTTCTTGCCGGTCTGTTCCCGCAAAGTGGACCTGGCAGCGCGCAGGGCGTTGGCATAGTGGCGGATTTCCGGCCGCATCGCGGCCGCGGCCGACAGGTGCTCGACGGCGACATCCATCTGGCCGAGTTTGGCCGCGGCCAGGCCCCAGCCGAACTGCGCGTAGTCGTCGTCCGGGCTCACATGCGCCAGCTGCGCGAAGCTCTCCACGGCCTGCTCGTACAGGCCGCCGTCGAAGTGGGCGCGGGCCAGTGCCTCCAGCACCGGCGCGGAGTCGGGGGTCTTCAGCGCGACCTTGGTGAGCAGCTGCGCCGCGGCGGCCGGATCGCCGGCCTCCAGCAGCTGCACGCCTTGCCGGTACCAGTCAGCGGCCTCTCCGGTGGGCTCGCCGACACCGTCCTCGGCGTCGTACTCACCGTATCGCTCAGACATAAGATCCTCCGTCGTCCTCGGCTCCCGCTACCGGCTCCCCATCCGTGACACCTTGTTGCCGTCTTTCCTTTCCACCCTCCACCCACGTCATGCGCCCACCCGTCACCCACCGCCGCCCGTTAAGGAAACGCTACGCGCTGCTGTATTGAATTGCTCCGAACCGTACGATGCGTGCATGGCACACAACGATCCGCAGGCACTCAGAATCCTCCCCTTCCGGGGACTGCGGTTCGCGCCGGACCGGGTCTCCGACCCGTCGGCGGTCACTTCGCCACCGTACGACATGATCGGTCCGGATGAGGCCAGGCGGCTGGCCGACATCGAGGAGCACAACGTAGTGCGCCTGATCCTGGCCGCGCCCGAAGAGCTGGCCGGCGGGCCCGGCGCACCGGTGCGCTACCACCGCGCGGCCACGTCGCTGCGGTCGTGGATCGACGACGGGGTGCTGCGGCAGGACAGCGAGGCGGCGTTCTACGTGTACGAGCAGACCGGCCGCGGCGGACGGCAGCGCGGACTGATCGCTCTGGTAGAGCTCGACGATGCCGAGCCCGCCCCGGCCCACCGCGCGATCCTGCCGCACGAGGCCGTGACCGACTCGGTGGTCACCGACCGCCTGGCGCAGATGCGCGCCACCGACGCCCACATCGAGCCGATCCTGCTCACCTACGAGGGCGACCGCACCGTCTCGGACCTGCTGGACGGCGTCGCCGACCGGACCGAGCCGCTGACCGCGGCCATCACCGCCGACGGCACCGAGCACCGCCTGTGGGCCCTGACCGACCCGGCGGCCACCGCCCGCATCGCCGCCGACCTGCTCTGGCACCGCGCCCTGATCGCCGACGGCCACCACCGCCACGCCGCCTACCGCCGCCTGCGCGCCGAACGCGGCGGCCCGGCGGCGTACGGCCTGGCCCTGCTGGTCGACACCAGCCGCTACCCGCTGAGCCTGCACGCGATCCACCGCGTCCTGCCGCACGTCCCCCTGAAGACGGCGGTCACGCAGGCCGGCAAGGTCTTCGCGGTCCGCGAGACCTCCGACCCGCACCACGCCCTGGACGCGATCCCCGCGGGCGAGCACGCCTTCGTCCTGTCGAACGGCACGACGCACTACCTGCTCACCGCCCCCGACCCGGCGGTCCTGGCCGAGACCGTCCCGGCCGACAAGCCGGCGGCCTGGCGCGCCCTGGACGCGACCGTGCTCCACCACGTCCTGGTCGAGGCGATCTGGCAGCTCCCGGACACCCCCGAGGAGGTCCGCTTCGACCACGACCCGGTCCACGCGGTCGCCGAGGCGGCGCGCATCGGCGGCACCGCCGTCCTGCTCCGCCCGACCACCGAGGACGTGGTGCGCCAGCTCGCCGGGGCCGGGGTGCTGATGCCGCGCAAGTCCACGGCGTTCGGCCCGAAGCCGGCGACGGGGCTGGTCATGCGGTTACTGGAGGAGTAGCTCCCCGATCGAGCAACTCCCCGATCCGCCCCCGCGACCAGGCGCCGTCCGCAATCACCATCCGGTACCCCACCGCCAGCCGCTCCCCCGCCGCCAGCACCCGGGGCTGCCGGAACGCCAGCGACGGGTTCACCCCGGGGTAGTCCTCGCTGCGCACGAACCACTCGGGCGCCGCGCCGTCCGGGACGAACACCAGCGTGGCGAAGCCGTCACGCTCGTCGAACTCCCCGATGTACGCCAGCCACCTCGCGCGCTCCCCCATCAGCGCCTCGGCGCCTTCCAAGCCGTTCGCGGCCAGCACCCGGCCGCCGGTGAACGACCGGGGCCCGCGCCAGAAGAAGCCGCAGTAGCCGGCCCGGTCGCGGCCGAGCACCGTCGGGCTCTTGAACGCCACCGGGCCGGCGCCGAACGTTCGCAGTTCGCTGCGGAACTCCAACGTCCAGCAGCCCGCCTCGGGATCCACGGAGCGGACCGCGAACGTCCGCCGCTCGGCCAGGACCGGGGCTCCATCGGCGCCGATCCACGCCAGCTCTGCGGCGACCGTGCCGTCGGGAAGCACCTCGAAGGAGTTCGTGGCGATCCGGCCGACGTCGCCGAGGTCGACGTAGCCACGGCCGTCGACGTAGCTCGGGCCGCCCCAAAAGTTGGAGCCCGCCACATACGGCACCGCCATGGTCAGGCCTTTGTGCCACCGGTGGTCGTACGGACGGTGCCCGGTCACCACACCTCCGGCCAGTGTCCGTATCGGATGGAGATACGGGGCGCGGCACTCGCGGGCCGGGATCGCCTCGTCGGCGAACCGGGCACGCAGCACCTCCACCGCGCCCACACGGACGCTGACCTCGTCGCCGTTCGCGCTCACGACAGGTGCGGCCCGTAATCCGGAATCCGAGGCGGTCACTGGCCCTCCCGGCTTTGCTAGCCTTCCTGTGACCGTTCACGAGAACGATCCGCGACAGATCCTCAACGGAGGTGGTCCCGTGCGTCAACCCCCGGCCGTCGCCCCGAAGGTCGCACCGAAAGCCACCCCGACCGTCGCCCTGGTCGGCGTCCACGGCCACGGCCGGTGGCACGCGCAACGCATCGCCGAGCTCGAACGGGCCGGCCGACTACGGCTGACAGCGGTGGCCGACCCGCATCCGCCCGAGCCCGGCACCATCCCGGACGGAGTCGCCCGCCACGCGACCCTCGACGAGCTGCTGGCCACCACGCCCCCGGACATCACGCTCATCGCCACACCCGCCCCCACGCACTTCGCCCTGGCCGAAGCCGCCCTGCGCGCCGGCTCCGACGTCCTGCTGGAGAAGCCGCCGGTCACCGGCCTGGCCGAGCTCGCGGCCCTGCGCACGACCGCGGCCGAGACCGGCCGGATCGTGCAGGTCGGCTTCCAGTCGCTGGGCTCGGCCGCGCTGCCGGCGCTGCGCACGCTGATCGCGGACGGCACGATCGGCGAGGTCACCGGCATCGGGGCGGCCGGGGCCTGGTGTCGGCCCGAGACGTACTGGCAGCGCGCGCCGTGGGCCGGGAAGCGCTGGATGAACGGGGTGCCGGCGCTGGACGGCGCGCTGACCAACCCGTTCGCGCACGCGGTCGTCACCGCGCTGGCCGTCCTCGGCAAGGACGCGATGACGCAGGTCCCCGAGCGGACGCAGTTGGAGCTGTTCCACGCGAACCCCGTCGAGGCCGACGACACCTCCGCGGTCCGGATCGAACTGCCGGGCGCGCCGCCGATCGTGGTCGCGGTTTCGGTCTGCGCCCCGAAGGCCTCCGAGATCGATCCGTGGGTGCGGGTCCAGGGCACCGAGGGCGAGGCGGTTTTCCACTACACCGCCGGTCAGCTGACCGTCTCCCGTTCTACCTCTGGTGTGAGCACCGGCGTTGAGGAACTGAGCAAGACGGAACTGAACAAGACCTTCCCCGAGGCCGATCTGCTGGCGAACCTCCTGGACCACCGCGAGCGCCCCGACGAGGTGCCGCTGATGGTCCCGCTGGAGGACACCGTCGGCTTCACAGCCGTGCTGGAGGCCGTGCGGGACGCGCCCGAGCCCCGTGCGATCCCCGCGGAGTACGTCTCGTTCGAGCACTCGGAGGTAGGACGGGCGAGAACACTGGCCGGCGTCGTCGAACTCGTGCAGGCCTGCGCACGGGATCGACTGCTGTTCTCCGAAGCCGGTGCCCCTTGGGCACTTCCCGATCACTGAACGGACACCTCGCGGTCGGCGGCCTGCGCTAGGGTCGCCGGCCATGGGAATAGCCGAAAGACTGTTCGGGTCGGCCCGCGACCGGTTCGGCAAAGAGGTCGCGGCCCGGGTCAGAGCGGTGGACTCCGTGGCGTGCGCGGACTACGACCCGGAGAAGTTCCAGGTGGTGTATCAGGGGGCTCAGGGCGGCGAGCCGGCGGTCATCAACCTGGAGACGGTCTTCCGCGAGAGCCAGGGCGCCCCGGCCGCGGTGCGCAAGGCCGCCATCGGCCGGCTGGTCGACGTCGCCGCGCTGCCGCCGACGCCGGACGACTGGGCCGACGTGCAGCCCGCGGTACGCCCCGTCCTCCGTCCGATCCCGGCCGACCCGAAGTTCGACATCGTCAGCCGACCCGCCGGGCCCTACCTGGCGGAGATGCTGGTCGTCGACACCCCCTCGGCGATGCGCTACGCCGGCTGCGCGGACCTGGCGCGCTGGGGCGTCAGCGCCGAGGAGGCGTTCGACGCCGCGCACCGGAACATGGCCCGCACGGTCACCACGTCCCTGGACGAAGCACGCCGCCGCGAGGGCAGCACCGAGCCGACCCGCCTGACCGACAACGGCGACGCCTACCTGACTTCCCTGCCGCTGGTCCAGGGCTGGCTGGCGACCGTACAGCGCATCGCCGGCGCCCGCCCCCTGGCCTTCCCGGTCAGCAACAACACCCTGCTGCTGGCCTACGAGACCGACGACGCCGAGGCCCTGACCAAGGCCTTCGAGGTGGCCGAGCGCGAATGGCGCGAGGCCGCGCGCCCGATCAGCCCGGCCCCGCTGACCGTCGACGAGGACGGCACGGTGGTCCTGTACCAGGCCCCGAAGGAGCACCGAGCCCACGCGGCGGTCAAGCACGCGCAGATCCTGCTCGCCATGGACGCCTACGGCCCGCAGACGGAGTACCTGCGCGGCATCGCAGGCTCCGGCGACCCCTTCCCGGCCGCTCTGAAGGGCTTCCGCGACCCGTCCGGCGCCGAGGTCACGGCCGCCTCCTGGGCCGACGACGACACCTCGCTGCTGCCGGAGGCGGACCTGGTCGCGTTCCCGAAGCGCGAGCAGGAGATGCTGATGGTGCCCTGGTCAGTGGTCGTCGAGGAGGCGGGACTGACGCCCGCCGAGGGGTACCACCCGACGCGGTACCAGGTCGGCGGCTGGCCGGACGACGACGTGATGGAGCGCATCGCGAAGCTGGCCGCGGAGGCTTGAGAACGCCGGCTCGGGATATGCGGTGCGGCCGGGGCGGGCCGGCACCGCGCAGGTAGCACCGGCAGCCATCCGGTCAGCCAGAAATACCGGCTACCGGCTACCGGCCCGCCGCCCAGCCCGTGCCTGTCCCTACTCCCCGCCACCCAGCCCGCGCCTGTCCCTACTCCCGCCGCACCGGCGCCGTCGACTCCCGCACGACCAGCTGGCTCGGCAACACCGCCGGCACCGGCGCCACCTTCGTCCCGCGCAGCATCCCGATCAACGTCCGGGCGGCGCGCTGGCCGAGCTCGGAGCTGAAGATGCGCACCGTGGTCAGCGACGGCGTCAGAAGCGCGGCGGTCGGGGTGTCGTCGAAGCCGACGACCGACACCTCGCGCGGGACCGAGATGCCGCGTTCGCGCAGCAGCCGCATCGCGCCGATGGCCATGGCGTCGTTGAAGGCCAGGACCGCGGTCGGCGGGTCGGGGCGGTCGAACAGGGTCTGGGCGGCCCGGTGGCCGGATTCCAGGGAGAACTCGCCGGCGGCGATCAGGTCCTCCTCCAGCGGCACGCCGGCGTCCGCAGCCGCCCTGCGGCATCCGCGCAGGCGCGCCCGCTGGGCCAGGTTGGTCGGGTTGGTCGGGCTGCCGCCGGCGATCAGGGCGATGCGGCGGTGACCCAGGGCCAGCAGGTGCTGGGTCGCGCCGTAGGCGCCGCTTTCGTCGTCGGGCCGGACCGAGGGGACGGCCAGGGCCACGTGCCCGATGGCCACCACCGGGTAGCCGGCCTCGACCAGCAGCCCGATGCCCTCGTCGCCCATGCCGGCCTCGACGATGACGCCGTCCACCGCGCGGCGGCGCACCAGGCGGCGGTGCGCGGACAGCTCCAGGTCCTCAGCGTCGGGGCTGGAGATCAGCACGCTGAAGTCGTTCTCGGCGGCCACCCGGTCCACGCCGCCGACGGTCTGCACGAAGTGCGCGTTCGCGAAGGTCACCTCGACCGGGAACGGCAGCACCAGGCCGATCGTGTCGGTGCGGGCACGGGCCAGCGCGCGGGCGGCGAGGCTGGGCCGGTAGTTGAGCTCGCGCATCGCGGCCAGGACGCGCTCGCGGGTCTCCGGGGCGACGCCGCCGGCGTCGTTGATGACCCGCGAGACCGTCTGGTAGGACACGCCGGCCCGGTCGGCGACGTGCCGCATGGTGGTCTGTCCCGTGGATTTCATGTCGGCGTTCACGCTAGCGCACGAACATGTGACCGTTCACGAGGCGCCACACCACCGCCCGGCAATCACTCCTCCACGACAGTCCCGCCCCACTCGGCCGGATCCACATCCCGCACGCTCTCGCAGAACTCCCACCGATGGCCGGCCAGGTCGTCGACCGTGAACTGCAACTCCCCGAACGGCTGCTCGGCCAGGTCCCCGACGATCGAGGCACCGTGCGACTTCACCCGCTCGTACTGCGCCCGCACGTCCTCGACCCGGACCTTCAACAGATGGGTCTCAACACCGGCCTGCGGCGCCGTACGAGCTCCGCGCACGTCGGCGATGATGACGGCCCCGTCCTCCCCGATGCGCATCTGCGACCGGTGGTCCTCACCGATCCGGATGCGCTCGGCGAACCCGAAGACCTCCGTCAGCCACTCCACGGCGGCCCGGACGTCCGGATACACCAGCACCGGGATGACGGTCGCAGACGGGATCGAGCGATTTGTCTTCACGGGCTCACGCTAACCGCGCCCACTGACAAACGCGCGGCCAAGCACGCAGCCAAACACCCGGCCAAACGCGCGGCCGGTGCGGGCGACCCCTGTAGAAGTCGCCCGCACCGGCCGCTGGCTACCTGCTACCTGCTACCGACCACCGGTCAGCGTGAACGGCGCCGACAGGTCGACGTCGTACGGCGTGGTGTCAGCCTCCTTGTCGATCTGCAGCACGTACCCGCCCGGCTCGACGGTCGGCGGCCCGGAGGCGTCGATGTCGCCCTGGCTCCGGGCCAGCGCCGAGGCCGGGAAGGTGACCTTCACGGTCTGCGACGCCCCGGCGGCCAGGGTCACCCGGGTGAACCCGACCAGCCGCTGCGGCGGCTCCGCGGACGAGCTGACCGGCTGGGCCACGTACAACGGCACGACGTCCGTCCCCGTCCGAGTACCGGTGTTGGCAACGGTGAGCGTCGCGGTGAGGCTGCCGCGCGCCGAGGCGCTCGGCGTCACCGACAGCCCCGAGTGGCTGAAGGTGGTGTAGGAGAGCCCGTACCCGAACGGGTAGAGCGGGTTGTAGGCGTGTCCGGGCCCTGAGCCGGTCCCGGGCAGCTGGTCGAAGAACTTCGGCTCGTCGCCCAGCGGGGACGGCGCGCTGCCGTCGAAGTCCCCGCCGACGGCCGGCGCGTCGGACGGCCAGCTGATCGACAGGTGCCCGCTCGGGTCGGTCTTGCCGAACAGCACGTCCGCCACGGCCTGCCCGGCCTCGGTGCTGCCCTGGTAGGCCATCAGCACCGCGTCGGCCTTCTCCGCCGAGCCCAGCCCGACCGGACGGCCGGCCTCGACCACGACGATCACCGGCTTGCCGGTCGCCTCCAGCGCCGAGATCAGCGCCTGCTGGTCCGGAGGCAGGGCCGGGGCCGGGTTGTCGCCGAGGCCTTCGGCGTACGCCTTCTCCCCGACCACAGCGACGTAGGCGTCGGTGTTGGGAGCGGCGGCCACAGCTGCGGCCTGGTCAGGGATGGAGGTGGCCTGTGTGTCGGCGCCCAGGATGCCGGTCTGCACCGTGGTGCCCGGCGGGATCTGGTCCGGGGAGCCCATGCAGCACACGTGCCCGGCACCGGCGACACCCTGCCAGCTCACGCTCCAGCCGCCGAGCTGGTTGGTCATCGAGTCGGCGCTCGGGCCGGTGACCACCACGCGGGCGCCCGCGGCCAGCGGCAGCACGCTGTTCTGGTCGCGCAGCAGCGTGATCGACTCCTGCGTGGCCTTCAGCGTCTGGTCGCGCCCGGAGGTCACCACGGCGTCGGCGGCCCCGGCGTTCAGGCACGGCTTGCTCGGATCGGCCACACAGGGCTGGTCGAACAGGCCGAGCTGGAACTTCATGGTGAGGATGCGGCGCACGGCGTCGTTGATCGTCGACATCCGGATCTTGCCGTCGCCGACGTCCTGGACGATCGCGCTCTGCCACTGGTCCGGGCCGTTGACCTCCATGCTCATGTCCAGGCCGGCGTTCACCGCCTCGGCCACGGCGTCGGGCAGGCTCCCCGCGATGTGGTACGAGGTCTGCAGGGCCTGCACGTCCTGGTAGTCGCTGATGATGACGCCCTTGAAGCCCATCTGGCCGCGCAGGATGTCGGTCAGCAGGTAGTGCGAGGAGGTGGCCGGCACGCCGTTGATGGAGCCGGAGTCGACCATCACCGCGTCGGCGCCGGCGTCGATCGCCCCGGCGTAGGACGGCAGGATCGTGCTCTGCAGGTAGTTCAGGGGCAGCAGGGCCTCGTTGCGGTCGTGGCCGTTGACCGACTCCGAGTACCCGGCGAAGTGCTTGACGGTCGCGCTGACGTCCAGGCCGCCGGCCGGGGCCGGGGTCTGCAGGCCGGTAACGTTTGCGGCGCCCATCGCGGAGGACAGCGCCGGCTCCTCGGCCCATGTCTCGTAGGTACGGCCCCAGCGGTTGTCCCGCGCCAGGTCCTGCACCGGGGCGAAGGCCCAGGTCCAGCCGGTCGAGCGCAGGGCCGCGGCGGTCATCGCGCCGCCGGCCTGGGCCTGCGAGGGATCCCAGGTCGCGCCCATGCCGATGGACTGCGGGAACAGCGGCGCCTGCCAGGGGTGGCCGAAGCCGTGGACGGCGTCGACGCCGAAGCTCAGCGGGATGTGCAGCCGCGAGTGGGCGATCGCGTACTGCTGGATGGTGTTGTAGTCGGCGGCCCAGTCCTGAGCGGTGTTGCCGCTGGTACCGCTGCCCGTGGTGTCCGCGGGGTTGTCGGTCCCGCCGGCCAGGATCGATCCGACGTTCTGGTCGATGATCGCCGACTGCATGCACGCCGGGGTCGGCAGGGCGAAGCCGGCCGACCCGCAGGCGCCGCCGGCGGAGGCGGTCGCGTTGTCGACCAGTTGCTGGTCCATCTGCCCGGCCTTCTCCGGCAGGGTCATGCGGCCGAGCAGATCGTTGACCCGCGCGGCGATCGGCGCGGTCTTGTCGAGGTACTTCGGCTGTGCGGCGTTGGCCGCGGCGCCGGTGGCGGCGACCGCGTCGATGGTGGCCAAAGTGAGCGCGGCGGCGACGGTGACGTGCACCAGGCGCCGCGTCGAGCGCGCCTGTGTACGGCTCCTGAGCGGCCGTGACCAGGGTGTTCGAGCACGCATCAAGGACACTCCCAGCTGTTACTAGCTTCGATGAGTGAGGTTTGGTGCGGCCGCAAACAATCTTGCTGATGGGGAGTCAGTCAACTGCGGGAACGCGGGTGCGTCAAGGCTCTGCCGACGGGCGCGCGCAAGCGGCCGCCGCGGCCGCTCCGGGAGAGGGGGGTGGGAGCGGGCCGCGGCGGCCGAGGGAGGGTGGCGGTCAGCGCCTGGTGCGCACGGCGCCCATCGTCATCCCCTGCATAGCCAGGCCCAACAGCACGGCCACGGCCCCGATCGCCACGTTGTTCCAGATGACGGCCATGGGCGCGCTGTGGCCCGCGGTCACCACCCACGGCGAGATGATCATCCACACCCCGACCGGCACGGCGATCCAGCCCAGCCGGTACAGCCGCTCGGGCTGCAACGCCAGGCCGAAGCCGAACGCGGCCAGGCACAGGCCGATCACCAGGTTGTTCACCCGCAGGTCGGACGAGATGGAGTGCACGACCCACGGCGAGATCGCCATGTACATCCCCAACAGGACGACCGCGCCGTCGAGCATCGAGGCACGGGGCCCCTGCACGACCTTGGCGAACCGCTCCCGCATTTCCTGCGCATCCGGGTGCGTGGTGATGTCCGACGCATGCCGTGGTGCGGTCTCGGACATGGCTCTCACTTCCCTTCCCGATCTCCTCACGTAGAGCCTTTTGTCACAAGTATCCGCTTTTGTTCACCCGGAAGCCACAGTCCGCTTGCCCGCCGCCGGATTCCCCGGATCGACGCCGAAGCTGATGATCCGCCGCGGATGCAGCCGGATGATCGGACCGCCCGTATTGGCTCGGGAGTCCACCGGGTCCTCGATCACCTCGGCCCGCCCCCGGATCTCCAGACAGCGCACGGTCCAC of the Catenulispora sp. MAP5-51 genome contains:
- a CDS encoding CaiB/BaiF CoA transferase family protein, whose protein sequence is MAGPLQGLKVVEIAGIGPGPFAAMLLADLGAEVVRVDRPGGGGLSLGDKDVLNRGRRSVAVDLKHPGGAEVVLRLAEQADVLIEGYRPGVAERLGIGPQACLARNPKLVYGRMTGWGQDGPLAPTAGHDIGYIAVTGALHAIGRADGPPQVPLNLVGDFGGGSMYLVVGILAAVWEAARSGRGQVVDAAIVDGTAHLAAILHGFVSLGLWRDKRGTNLLDTGAPYYDVYETSDGEYMAVGAIEPQFFAELVSLLGIAGRAPEQNDRERWPELRTLIAQTFRTRTREEWTDVFAGSDACVAPVLAAKEAAKHPHLAARGTLVERDGLTQPAPAPRFSRTSAELGLPPCGPGAHTREALAAWGFEDVEALVEAGAVVQG
- a CDS encoding HAD-IIA family hydrolase, whose amino-acid sequence is MTAETTEGAGSAGLVPFLTSQKPLAEAYDTALLDLDGVVYRGADAVPHAAEALRAAHDRGMRRAYVTNNASRTPEAVAEHLNELGVPATASEVVTSAQAAARMATACVGEGGRVLVIGGDGLMAAVRELGLKPVASADDMPDIVVQGYSPDLGWKDLAEATYAVRRGVPWIATNTDTTVPTSRGIAPGNGTLVAAVGAASGVIPQVAGKPELPLHRESILRSGATRPLIVGDRLDTDIEGAVRGNTDSLLVFTGVTTARDLLAAPPERRPSYLAEDLRGLLNSHVAPTREGVNFVSARWSAAVVSEQVVLHGHGDRIDGLRAMCAAVWDYGGKVDAEEALAQLQ
- a CDS encoding tetratricopeptide repeat protein; its protein translation is MSERYGEYDAEDGVGEPTGEAADWYRQGVQLLEAGDPAAAAQLLTKVALKTPDSAPVLEALARAHFDGGLYEQAVESFAQLAHVSPDDDYAQFGWGLAAAKLGQMDVAVEHLSAAAAMRPEIRHYANALRAARSTLREQTGKKGLADT
- a CDS encoding DUF1015 family protein, which translates into the protein MAHNDPQALRILPFRGLRFAPDRVSDPSAVTSPPYDMIGPDEARRLADIEEHNVVRLILAAPEELAGGPGAPVRYHRAATSLRSWIDDGVLRQDSEAAFYVYEQTGRGGRQRGLIALVELDDAEPAPAHRAILPHEAVTDSVVTDRLAQMRATDAHIEPILLTYEGDRTVSDLLDGVADRTEPLTAAITADGTEHRLWALTDPAATARIAADLLWHRALIADGHHRHAAYRRLRAERGGPAAYGLALLVDTSRYPLSLHAIHRVLPHVPLKTAVTQAGKVFAVRETSDPHHALDAIPAGEHAFVLSNGTTHYLLTAPDPAVLAETVPADKPAAWRALDATVLHHVLVEAIWQLPDTPEEVRFDHDPVHAVAEAARIGGTAVLLRPTTEDVVRQLAGAGVLMPRKSTAFGPKPATGLVMRLLEE
- a CDS encoding PmoA family protein: MTASDSGLRAAPVVSANGDEVSVRVGAVEVLRARFADEAIPARECRAPYLHPIRTLAGGVVTGHRPYDHRWHKGLTMAVPYVAGSNFWGGPSYVDGRGYVDLGDVGRIATNSFEVLPDGTVAAELAWIGADGAPVLAERRTFAVRSVDPEAGCWTLEFRSELRTFGAGPVAFKSPTVLGRDRAGYCGFFWRGPRSFTGGRVLAANGLEGAEALMGERARWLAYIGEFDERDGFATLVFVPDGAAPEWFVRSEDYPGVNPSLAFRQPRVLAAGERLAVGYRMVIADGAWSRGRIGELLDRGATPPVTA
- a CDS encoding Gfo/Idh/MocA family protein; this encodes MRQPPAVAPKVAPKATPTVALVGVHGHGRWHAQRIAELERAGRLRLTAVADPHPPEPGTIPDGVARHATLDELLATTPPDITLIATPAPTHFALAEAALRAGSDVLLEKPPVTGLAELAALRTTAAETGRIVQVGFQSLGSAALPALRTLIADGTIGEVTGIGAAGAWCRPETYWQRAPWAGKRWMNGVPALDGALTNPFAHAVVTALAVLGKDAMTQVPERTQLELFHANPVEADDTSAVRIELPGAPPIVVAVSVCAPKASEIDPWVRVQGTEGEAVFHYTAGQLTVSRSTSGVSTGVEELSKTELNKTFPEADLLANLLDHRERPDEVPLMVPLEDTVGFTAVLEAVRDAPEPRAIPAEYVSFEHSEVGRARTLAGVVELVQACARDRLLFSEAGAPWALPDH
- a CDS encoding LacI family DNA-binding transcriptional regulator, which gives rise to MKSTGQTTMRHVADRAGVSYQTVSRVINDAGGVAPETRERVLAAMRELNYRPSLAARALARARTDTIGLVLPFPVEVTFANAHFVQTVGGVDRVAAENDFSVLISSPDAEDLELSAHRRLVRRRAVDGVIVEAGMGDEGIGLLVEAGYPVVAIGHVALAVPSVRPDDESGAYGATQHLLALGHRRIALIAGGSPTNPTNLAQRARLRGCRRAAADAGVPLEEDLIAAGEFSLESGHRAAQTLFDRPDPPTAVLAFNDAMAIGAMRLLRERGISVPREVSVVGFDDTPTAALLTPSLTTVRIFSSELGQRAARTLIGMLRGTKVAPVPAVLPSQLVVRESTAPVRRE
- a CDS encoding VOC family protein → MKTNRSIPSATVIPVLVYPDVRAAVEWLTEVFGFAERIRIGEDHRSQMRIGEDGAVIIADVRGARTAPQAGVETHLLKVRVEDVRAQYERVKSHGASIVGDLAEQPFGELQFTVDDLAGHRWEFCESVRDVDPAEWGGTVVEE